The nucleotide sequence GATCTAGTACAGGACTTTATATCTGTAAAAATATGGAAGATGCTGAAGTGGCTTTGGAAAAGCTATCAGATAGAAGTGTCATAATAGAAGAGTATATAAAGGGTGTGGAACTGACTGCAGGAGTTTTAAACGGAGAAGCTCTTGGAGTTTTAAAAGTAATTCCACATGACGGAACATATGACTATGAGTCAAAATATACTGAAGGTAAGACAGATTATGAGTATCCTGCAAAGGTCTCAGAAAAGGTTTATAAAAATGCTATGAGAAACGCCAAACTTATCCATGATGAACTTAAATTAAGTGGAGCTTCTAGAAGTGACTTTATCTTATCAGATGACAAAATCTATTTTTTAGAGGTTAATACTTGCCCTGGGATGACCGAGACAAGCCTTCTTCCTAAACTTGCAAGTCTTAAGAACTATACATTTGACGATGTGGTAAAAGGGTTATTATCCCAATCAGATACTAAATAAAAAAACTTTATTCCAATACAACTAAGCTATTAGGTGGCTGAAAAAGGTGTTATAACACCTCAATACTAATCCTGAAATTTATTAGAAAAAAAGGAAAAAATACTAATTCAAGAACATATAAAAACATATTATCGTTTTGTATAAAAGGAGAAAATAATATGAAAAAATTTGTTGATGTCAGTAAAAGTGTCAAGTGGGTTGGAGTCGTTGATCAAGATATTACTAAGTTTCACGGGGAGGAATTAGATATCCCCCATGGAACCTCTTTTAATTCCTACCTAATAAGGGATGAAAAAATAGTTTTAGTAGATACTGTAATGGAAAAGTTTAGCACCCAATGGATCGAGCAGTTGAAAGAAGAGATTGATTTAAGTACCATTGATTATATAGTTATGAATCATAATGAACCTGATCACAGTGGTTCTTTAAGTGCACTGATGAAAGAGATTCCTAATACACCTATCTATTGTACAGATAAGGGTGTAGAGATTATAAAGGCCTACCACAAGATAGATGCTGAATTCAGAACGGTTAAGACTGGGGACATTTTGGACTTAGGGGAGAAAAAATTAACATTTGTTGAGATGAAGATGTTACACTGGCCGGATTCAATGGCATCTTATCTAAGTGGAGATAATATACTTTTTAGTAATGATGCTTTCGGACAGCACTATGGAGCTAACGGATTATTTAATGATGAGTGTGATCAGGATATCTTAAGCTATGAAGCATTAAAATATTATGCCTGCATCCTGACACCATTTAGTCCTTTAATCAAAAGAAAAATTGATGAAATATTAAGCTTGAACTTAACAATTGATCAAATCTGTACTTCACACGGTGTAATTTGGAGAAAAGATCCCCTTCAAATCGTAGAAAAATATATGAAGTGGTGTGATAACTATAAAGAGGATCAGATATTAATTACCTATGATACCATGTGGGAAACCACTAAAAAGATGGCAGAATCTATAGCTGATGGGATTAGAAGTATTTCCCCTTCTACAAATATTTTATTGATCAACAGTGCCAAACATACTGAAAGTGAGATCCTGACAGAAATATTCAAATCTAAAGCTGTCTTATTCGGATCACCTACTATCAACAACAGAATACTGCCATCAATGGCTGCCTTATTAGAAGCTGTAAAAGGTCTGAACTTTAAGGATAAAAATGTCGCAGCCTTTGGAAGTTACGGCTGGAATGCAAAAAACTTAGATATTATCAATGAAAATTTAAATTTCACCTCTTTAAAATTAGTCAATGAAGGAATAAAAGTTAATTGGAATTTAAACCATGAAAGTAAGGAACTCTGCTATAAATTCGGACAGGAATTTGCTTCAAATTTAGCAGATTAAAAAAGAAAAAATCTTAGTTTTTTTCTAGAAATTCCTTTGAAAGAGTAGAGAGTTTTATCTTTTCTTGACAAACTTTTTTTTATGGAGTATTCTTTAGCAAATAAAAAATTTCAAAGGAGAACAAGGCCATGACTAAAAGATTTATATCCTCCCAAAATTCTAAATGCCATAAAAAATATCATATGCTTTTTGAATTTTTGATGTAAATCTATATCTGCAAT is from Psychrilyobacter atlanticus DSM 19335 and encodes:
- a CDS encoding D-alanine--D-alanine ligase encodes the protein MKIAVFMGGTSTEREVSLKTGSAVLKSLMRQGYDAYGVDLTSKNLVKSFIENEYDIAFLSLHGGCGEDGRVQGLLDLLGKKYTGSKAAPSAIAMDKIITKKIAGGIGIRIPKTYINKEDIDKFPIVIKPSKEGSSTGLYICKNMEDAEVALEKLSDRSVIIEEYIKGVELTAGVLNGEALGVLKVIPHDGTYDYESKYTEGKTDYEYPAKVSEKVYKNAMRNAKLIHDELKLSGASRSDFILSDDKIYFLEVNTCPGMTETSLLPKLASLKNYTFDDVVKGLLSQSDTK
- a CDS encoding MBL fold metallo-hydrolase, which gives rise to MKKFVDVSKSVKWVGVVDQDITKFHGEELDIPHGTSFNSYLIRDEKIVLVDTVMEKFSTQWIEQLKEEIDLSTIDYIVMNHNEPDHSGSLSALMKEIPNTPIYCTDKGVEIIKAYHKIDAEFRTVKTGDILDLGEKKLTFVEMKMLHWPDSMASYLSGDNILFSNDAFGQHYGANGLFNDECDQDILSYEALKYYACILTPFSPLIKRKIDEILSLNLTIDQICTSHGVIWRKDPLQIVEKYMKWCDNYKEDQILITYDTMWETTKKMAESIADGIRSISPSTNILLINSAKHTESEILTEIFKSKAVLFGSPTINNRILPSMAALLEAVKGLNFKDKNVAAFGSYGWNAKNLDIINENLNFTSLKLVNEGIKVNWNLNHESKELCYKFGQEFASNLAD